A part of Desulfobacter sp. genomic DNA contains:
- a CDS encoding sigma-54-dependent Fis family transcriptional regulator, whose protein sequence is MDEFSILVVDDDPDFLRGVIRQLKKAFETTDILGAGSGEEALALMKEKAREKEVGVLLSDLRMPGLSGHDLLEEALALNPGLCAVMITGYATVEAAVQALKAGAWDFITKPVEKQTLIHTVEKAVQHYGLARENKRLQALVAAMGKTDRAPQWQSPVMKHLQERLAAMAVTDYTVLITGESGAGKEFAAREIHRLSPRKDAACHALNCPAIPDQLLESELFGHVKGAFTGAERNRDGFFLAADKGTLILDEIGDISLPIQAKLLKFLQDKEVKPVGSSVSKPTDVRIIALTNQNLEEKIKDGSFRQDLYYRLNVLSVTMPPLRERSEDIPLLVRRFLDRTCGEMNLAPMEIHPAAMAHLARQPWPGNVRELLNYVRRLAVFSNGRAINPALIRVVDGDMAGFPAAGEPSDRPVSYKAAKKEAMDLFCRDYLSRMFTRTRGNISEASRLSGLERASIQKIVKRLGMDMAQFRKS, encoded by the coding sequence ATGGATGAATTTTCCATTCTGGTGGTGGATGACGACCCCGATTTCTTACGTGGGGTGATCCGCCAGCTGAAAAAAGCCTTTGAAACGACAGATATCCTTGGGGCCGGCAGCGGTGAAGAGGCCCTGGCCCTTATGAAAGAAAAGGCGAGGGAAAAAGAGGTGGGGGTGCTGCTCTCCGACCTGCGCATGCCCGGGCTCTCAGGCCATGACCTGCTGGAAGAGGCCCTGGCCCTCAATCCCGGTCTCTGTGCCGTCATGATCACCGGCTATGCCACGGTGGAAGCGGCGGTCCAGGCCCTGAAGGCCGGGGCCTGGGATTTCATTACCAAACCCGTGGAAAAGCAGACCCTGATCCACACCGTTGAAAAGGCGGTGCAGCATTACGGCCTGGCCAGGGAAAACAAGCGGCTCCAGGCCCTGGTGGCGGCCATGGGCAAGACGGACAGGGCCCCCCAATGGCAGAGCCCCGTCATGAAACACCTCCAGGAGCGGCTGGCCGCCATGGCCGTCACCGATTACACGGTGCTCATCACGGGGGAATCCGGCGCGGGCAAGGAGTTCGCCGCCCGGGAGATCCACCGGCTTTCCCCCCGGAAGGATGCCGCCTGCCATGCCCTGAACTGCCCGGCCATCCCGGACCAGCTCCTGGAAAGCGAGCTCTTCGGCCATGTAAAGGGGGCCTTTACCGGGGCCGAGCGGAACCGGGACGGATTTTTCCTGGCCGCGGACAAGGGCACATTGATACTGGATGAAATCGGGGATATTTCCCTGCCCATCCAGGCCAAGCTGCTCAAATTCCTCCAGGACAAGGAGGTAAAGCCCGTAGGGTCCTCGGTATCAAAACCCACGGATGTGCGGATCATCGCCCTGACCAACCAGAACCTTGAAGAAAAGATAAAGGACGGCAGCTTCCGCCAGGACCTCTATTACCGTCTCAACGTCCTGTCAGTGACCATGCCGCCCCTGAGGGAGCGGTCCGAAGATATCCCTTTGCTGGTGCGCCGGTTTCTGGACCGGACCTGCGGGGAGATGAACCTGGCCCCCATGGAAATCCACCCGGCGGCCATGGCCCACCTGGCCCGGCAGCCCTGGCCGGGCAATGTCAGGGAACTGCTCAACTATGTCCGCCGCCTGGCCGTTTTTTCCAACGGCAGGGCCATCAATCCGGCCCTGATCCGGGTGGTGGACGGGGATATGGCAGGTTTTCCGGCTGCGGGCGAACCGTCGGACCGGCCTGTTTCCTACAAGGCGGCCAAGAAGGAGGCCATGGATCTTTTCTGCCGGGACTACCTCTCCCGGATGTTCACCCGGACCCGGGGCAATATTTCCGAGGCCTCCCGGCTCAGCGGCCTGGAACGGGCCTCCATCCAGAAAATCGTCAAGCGCCTGGGCATGGATATGGCCCAATTCCGGAAAAGCTGA
- a CDS encoding efflux RND transporter permease subunit codes for MILSDTAVKNRISVLVLVVIIVVIGLYAYKVLPRESSPDITIPYVFVQTDYRGVSASDIETAITIKIEKKLKGLDKVKNISSVSSQGLSQINIEFLPGTDIDEVLTKVKDKVDEAKNDLPTDLENDPSVFEVNFSEMPIVVYSLAGDAGPKLLKKIADDLKDDIEAVPGVLEVEITGGQEREIRVEVDTDKLAYYRIPITALQSAVARENQNTSGGAITLGDGRYQLKVPGEFDTPEEILSLVVATHDGRPIYLKDVARVLDGIKEETSRSRLNGVNAINISVKKRVGENIIFISDKIDAIVQEASGHFPRGTTITKLMNQSKEIRAMVADLENNIISGLILVVVVLFVALGVRNAFLVGLAIPFSMFLSFAVLQALGITLNMVVLFSLTLALGMLVDNAIVIIENIFRYMQQGVPRLEAAMRATGEVAWPVIGSTLTTLAAFFPMIFWPGIMGEFMSYLPVTLIVTLSSSLFVALVINPAMCAFFMKVSGDRPRLSAEEIESKGEQPIEIRGFFLKTYELILVQSLKHKFTVLLASFAVLVLLWQVWMLRIGIEKPVEFFPAIDPRSAYVNIDVPEGADLEYIDRTVKQVEQAIAGLPHGDYREAMVLQEHERADGSVFMAPSDINNIEHIFTRTVQNAGASVFDQNLPNHIGIQFIDFEERTSPTKADLEEIRRRVAEIPGVKITVDELKEGPPTGPPVNIEISGESFTVLARLAEQIKQIVGSVPHVKDIRDDYQGGLPSVQVKIDRQRAALFGLTTSAIGSALKTAYNGLDVSTYYEGDEDYDITVTLAESDRKVADILHKLMIPAPTGEIVPLTTLAAIEYKGTLGDIVRKNHERVVTVQANVDETKTSGAVARLQVMELMKELDLPPGYRYKFTGEDEEQQEAQKFLSKAFVIALFLIFLILVTLFNSVVQPGIILTSVILSLGGAFWGLAVIDSPFGVIMTGVGIISLAGVVVNNAIVLIDYTNKLRDAGMGVEDAVISAGATRLRPVLLTAVTTILGLLPMVTGVSYDFHVMAMSWTSESSQWWRSMAIVVIFGLLIATILTLVVVPTLYALIESVKTGLAKGYRRTRTFFMGPAESDLQ; via the coding sequence TTACCGTGGGGTCTCCGCTTCGGACATCGAAACCGCCATCACCATCAAAATCGAAAAAAAGCTCAAGGGCCTGGACAAGGTGAAAAACATCTCCTCTGTCTCCTCCCAGGGGCTCTCCCAGATCAATATTGAATTTCTGCCGGGAACCGACATTGACGAGGTGCTCACAAAGGTCAAGGACAAGGTGGACGAGGCCAAGAACGACCTGCCCACGGACCTGGAAAACGACCCTTCGGTATTTGAGGTGAATTTCTCGGAAATGCCCATCGTGGTCTATTCCCTGGCCGGGGACGCCGGCCCCAAGCTCCTCAAAAAAATCGCCGACGACCTTAAGGACGATATCGAGGCTGTGCCCGGTGTCCTTGAGGTGGAGATCACCGGCGGACAGGAGCGGGAGATCCGGGTGGAGGTGGACACGGACAAGCTGGCCTATTACCGGATTCCCATCACCGCCCTGCAAAGCGCCGTGGCCAGGGAAAACCAGAACACCTCGGGCGGGGCCATCACCCTGGGGGACGGCCGGTACCAGCTCAAGGTGCCCGGGGAATTCGATACCCCCGAAGAGATTCTCTCCCTGGTGGTGGCTACCCACGACGGACGGCCCATCTATCTCAAGGATGTGGCCCGCGTACTGGACGGGATAAAAGAGGAAACCTCACGGTCCCGGCTCAACGGGGTGAATGCCATCAATATCTCGGTTAAAAAACGGGTGGGGGAAAACATCATCTTCATTTCCGACAAGATCGATGCCATTGTCCAGGAGGCCTCCGGGCACTTTCCCAGGGGCACCACCATCACCAAGCTCATGAACCAGTCCAAGGAGATCCGGGCCATGGTGGCGGACCTGGAGAACAATATCATTTCCGGGCTCATCCTGGTGGTGGTGGTTCTCTTTGTGGCCCTGGGCGTCCGCAATGCCTTTCTGGTGGGGCTGGCCATCCCCTTTTCCATGTTCCTCTCCTTTGCCGTGCTCCAGGCCCTGGGGATCACCCTGAACATGGTGGTCCTCTTCTCCCTGACCCTGGCCCTGGGCATGCTGGTGGACAATGCCATCGTCATCATAGAAAACATCTTCCGCTACATGCAGCAGGGGGTGCCCCGGCTGGAGGCGGCCATGCGGGCCACCGGCGAAGTGGCCTGGCCGGTGATCGGCTCCACTCTCACCACCCTGGCCGCCTTTTTCCCCATGATCTTCTGGCCCGGCATCATGGGGGAATTCATGTCCTACCTGCCCGTCACCCTCATCGTGACCCTCAGCTCATCCCTCTTCGTGGCCCTGGTCATCAACCCGGCCATGTGCGCCTTTTTCATGAAGGTCAGCGGAGACCGGCCCCGGCTTTCGGCGGAAGAAATCGAATCCAAGGGAGAACAGCCCATTGAAATACGGGGATTTTTCCTGAAAACCTATGAACTCATCCTGGTCCAGTCCCTGAAGCACAAGTTTACCGTGCTCCTGGCCTCCTTTGCCGTCCTGGTATTGTTATGGCAGGTCTGGATGCTGCGCATCGGCATTGAAAAGCCGGTGGAATTCTTTCCCGCCATCGATCCCCGGTCCGCCTATGTGAACATCGACGTACCCGAAGGGGCGGACCTGGAATATATCGACAGGACCGTAAAACAAGTGGAACAGGCCATTGCCGGCCTTCCCCATGGGGACTACCGGGAGGCCATGGTCCTCCAGGAACATGAACGCGCCGACGGCTCTGTCTTCATGGCCCCCTCGGATATCAACAATATCGAGCATATCTTCACCCGGACCGTCCAGAACGCCGGGGCCTCGGTATTCGACCAGAACCTGCCCAACCACATCGGGATCCAGTTCATCGATTTTGAAGAGAGGACCAGCCCCACCAAGGCGGACCTGGAGGAGATCCGCAGGCGGGTGGCCGAGATTCCGGGTGTGAAGATCACCGTGGACGAACTCAAGGAGGGCCCGCCCACCGGTCCCCCCGTCAATATTGAAATCTCCGGGGAAAGCTTCACAGTGCTGGCCCGGCTGGCCGAACAGATCAAGCAGATCGTGGGCAGCGTCCCCCATGTCAAGGATATCCGGGACGACTACCAGGGCGGGCTGCCCTCGGTCCAGGTAAAAATCGACCGGCAGCGGGCGGCGCTGTTCGGCCTGACCACCTCGGCCATCGGCTCGGCCCTGAAAACTGCATACAACGGCCTGGATGTCTCCACCTATTACGAGGGGGACGAGGACTACGACATCACCGTCACCCTGGCCGAATCCGACCGCAAGGTGGCGGATATCCTCCACAAGCTCATGATCCCGGCCCCCACCGGGGAGATCGTTCCGCTCACCACCCTGGCCGCCATTGAGTACAAGGGGACCCTGGGGGATATTGTCCGGAAAAACCACGAGCGGGTGGTCACGGTCCAGGCCAATGTGGATGAGACAAAGACCTCCGGCGCCGTGGCCCGCCTCCAGGTCATGGAGTTGATGAAGGAACTGGACCTGCCCCCGGGATACCGGTACAAGTTCACCGGGGAGGACGAGGAACAGCAGGAAGCCCAGAAATTCCTCTCCAAGGCCTTTGTCATCGCCCTGTTTTTGATCTTCCTCATCCTGGTCACCCTCTTCAACTCCGTGGTCCAGCCGGGCATCATCCTGACCTCGGTGATCCTCTCCCTGGGCGGGGCCTTCTGGGGCCTGGCCGTCATCGACTCCCCCTTCGGAGTGATCATGACCGGGGTGGGCATCATTTCCCTGGCCGGGGTGGTGGTCAACAACGCCATCGTCCTCATCGACTATACCAATAAGCTGCGGGATGCGGGGATGGGGGTGGAGGATGCAGTGATCTCCGCCGGAGCCACCCGGCTGCGTCCGGTGCTGCTCACCGCCGTCACCACTATTTTAGGGCTGCTGCCCATGGTCACCGGGGTCTCCTACGACTTCCATGTCATGGCCATGTCATGGACCTCGGAATCCAGCCAGTGGTGGCGGTCCATGGCCATCGTGGTCATCTTCGGCCTGCTCATCGCCACCATCCTCACCCTGGTGGTGGTCCCCACCCTCTACGCCCTGATTGAATCGGTGAAAACAGGGCTGGCCAAGGGCTACCGCCGGACCCGGACATTTTTCATGGGGCCTGCGGAGTCCGATCTCCAATAG